A portion of the Acidobacteriota bacterium genome contains these proteins:
- a CDS encoding DsrE family protein, whose product MKAAIIILADPKTSTEEALGRLFNGLAAAYDFKQRGDEVTVLFQGAGTRWASELVKPDHPAFALFTAVKDKVAGVSCGCADVFGAREGAEACGLELIKDNAVPQTSGLPSLARLTAEGYAILTF is encoded by the coding sequence ATGAAAGCAGCAATCATTATTCTGGCTGACCCTAAAACCAGTACGGAAGAAGCGCTCGGTCGTCTCTTCAACGGACTGGCGGCGGCTTACGATTTCAAACAACGCGGCGATGAAGTCACCGTGTTATTTCAAGGCGCGGGTACGCGTTGGGCAAGCGAACTGGTCAAACCTGATCATCCGGCGTTCGCCTTGTTCACGGCGGTCAAAGACAAAGTCGCAGGCGTCTCGTGCGGTTGCGCCGATGTCTTCGGCGCGCGCGAGGGCGCGGAGGCTTGCGGTCTCGAACTCATCAAAGATAACGCTGTGCCGCAAACTTCCGGCTTGCCAAGCCTCGCGCGACTGACGGCAGAAGGTTATGCCATTTTGACCTTCTAA
- a CDS encoding thioredoxin family protein, protein MEKEILIELYYFDGCPAYKKTFDNLLAATRELHGKIHFSLKRIDSYEEAELLGFQGSPSIKVNGQDLEGLAEGATYACRLYSDNGTRTPTPSKELLLRMLRKSIES, encoded by the coding sequence ATGGAAAAAGAGATATTGATTGAACTTTATTATTTTGATGGCTGTCCCGCCTATAAAAAGACCTTTGATAATCTGCTCGCTGCAACCCGGGAATTGCATGGAAAGATTCACTTTTCGCTAAAAAGAATAGACTCTTATGAAGAGGCAGAGTTGCTCGGGTTTCAAGGTTCTCCCTCAATAAAAGTGAACGGGCAGGATTTAGAAGGACTGGCTGAAGGGGCAACCTATGCCTGCCGGTTGTATTCGGATAATGGGACTCGAACCCCGACTCCCAGTAAAGAATTGCTTTTAAGAATGCTTCGCAAAAGCATAGAGAGCTAG
- a CDS encoding peroxidase-related enzyme (This protein belongs to a clade of uncharacterized proteins related to peroxidases such as the alkylhydroperoxidase AhpD.), which produces MAWIKVIDEDKAEGKLREVYDQVSLSRGRVGNILKIHSLHPEALTAHLNLYRKLMFGRSELTRQERELIAVTVSVINQCHYUTVHHGEALRALTKNDHFINELMTNPAKATLNERQSALVEYARKLTVSGSSITEADLVSLRAVGITDAGIHDVVAIIAYFNFVNRLALGLGVQLEEP; this is translated from the coding sequence ATGGCTTGGATCAAAGTGATAGATGAGGACAAAGCCGAAGGCAAGCTACGAGAAGTTTACGACCAGGTTTCCTTATCGCGCGGTCGCGTCGGAAATATTCTGAAAATACATAGCCTGCATCCTGAAGCCCTGACTGCGCACCTTAACCTGTACCGCAAGTTGATGTTTGGGCGATCAGAATTGACCCGCCAGGAGCGCGAGTTGATTGCAGTTACGGTTTCGGTGATCAACCAGTGTCATTACTGAACGGTTCATCACGGAGAGGCTCTTCGTGCATTAACCAAAAATGACCATTTCATAAACGAACTGATGACGAATCCCGCGAAAGCGACACTTAACGAGAGGCAAAGCGCGCTTGTCGAATATGCAAGGAAATTAACGGTCTCAGGCAGTTCGATTACTGAAGCTGACCTCGTATCATTGAGAGCGGTGGGAATCACTGATGCGGGAATACATGATGTTGTTGCCATCATTGCTTATTTCAATTTTGTCAATCGGCTCGCCCTCGGATTAGGCGTACAACTCGAAGAGCCGTAA
- the trxA gene encoding thioredoxin: MTNRLISELSSSQFLTLIEGERIVLADFFATWCGPCKAMEPVIERLAEQLAPSVEVVKINIDNCPELAQQFGVRGVPSFLVFSNGKLGERAVGIISEKALTSLIEPYLAGAEKKVSA; the protein is encoded by the coding sequence ATGACAAACCGGTTAATTAGTGAGCTTTCGTCTTCACAGTTTCTTACGCTGATAGAAGGTGAAAGGATAGTCTTAGCAGATTTTTTCGCGACCTGGTGCGGACCCTGTAAGGCAATGGAACCGGTTATTGAGCGCCTTGCCGAACAACTGGCTCCGAGTGTCGAAGTGGTCAAAATCAATATCGATAATTGCCCTGAGCTTGCGCAACAGTTTGGCGTGCGCGGCGTACCCAGCTTTCTCGTCTTCAGCAATGGAAAGCTGGGTGAGCGAGCCGTCGGAATCATCAGCGAAAAAGCGCTCACCTCACTCATTGAACCGTACCTTGCTGGTGCTGAAAAAAAGGTCTCCGCATAA
- a CDS encoding 4-oxalocrotonate tautomerase family protein produces MPLAQIKGLGGYLTIEQKQELIRKITDAIVSVEGEGLRPVTWVLIEDVNPGEWGVGGEPVSLSLLKEMALQAQ; encoded by the coding sequence ATGCCGTTAGCACAAATCAAAGGACTCGGTGGCTATTTAACCATCGAACAAAAACAGGAACTCATCAGGAAAATTACTGATGCCATCGTTTCGGTCGAGGGCGAAGGATTGCGCCCGGTCACCTGGGTGCTCATCGAAGATGTCAATCCCGGTGAATGGGGCGTGGGTGGAGAGCCTGTCTCGCTTTCATTGCTCAAAGAAATGGCTTTACAAGCCCAATAA